AGCGTCCAGCCGAGTCCGCCGGCGAACCTGGGCAGCGTGGCGCTGCCGGCCAGCAGCGCGAGCCAGGCGAGCAGGTGGAAGGTCGCGGCAGCGCCGAAGAAGCGCAACGGGATCGACGCCGGCAGCAGGCGGCTGCCGGCCCCGGCCAGGAGCAGCCCCGCCGAGGGCCTGGCGGTCGGGCGCATGGCTCAGCCGGAGATCGGCGCGAGCCTGAGCCTGACTTCGCCCGGCGCGCCTTCGATTCGCGTGGCCGCCCAGCCAAGTTCTGCGAGCTCGGGGTAGAGAAGCTTCGGGTCCCTGTCGTGATGCACGATCAGCGGCCCGCCGTCGGTCATCGAGCCGACCAGCGCGAGGATCGCGACCAGGGGCCCGGGCGGCGCAAGCCCGCGCACGTCGACGTGCAGCCCGTCGTCCTCGCGCCAACGGCGGGCCGGCCCGCCGCCCGCCTGCCCGGTCACGGCCGGCCCGCAGCCTTGCTTCGGCCCCTCGCTCATGCGTGTTCCTGTCCGGAGGCCGGCGGCGCATCGGGTCGAGACGCCGCGGCGAGCTCGGCCAGCAGGCGCCGCGCGGCGACCGCGGCGACCTGCCGGCGGTAGTTCGACGGCGTCACCGTGGTGCGCATCGGGCCGACCTGCTTCTGGACCATCTTGCCCAGCGCCGCGAGCGCGGCCTCGTCGACCTCTCGCCCGAGCAGGGCCTGCGTGCCCGACACCACGAGGGGATGCGAGTTGGTGCCGGTCAGCGCCACCCGCAGAAACCCGAGAGCGCCGCGCTCGTCGAGCTCGACCGCGCAGGCCACGCCGGCCAGCGGGAAGTCGATCGCTCCGCGGGTGGCGACCTTCCGGTAGGCCGACCGAAGTCCGTCGGGCGCCGGCGGCACGCGCACGCTGGCGAGGATCTCGTCCGGCGCGACGGTCAGGTGGGCCGCACCGTCGTCGCGGAACAGCTGCGCGAGCGGCACGACGCGCATTCCCCGGGCGCTCACCAGTTCGGCCTCCGCCCCGTGGACCAGCAGCGCGGGCGCGAGGTCGCCCGAGTAGGCCGCGTGGCAGCGCTCGCCTTGCGGCGCGACGTGGCAGGTGTCGCCGCCGCGCTTCAGGCAGTAGCCGTTCGCCGCGCGCCACCACTCGCTCTGGTTGTAGTAGACGCAGCGCGTGTCCAGGCAGAGGTTGCCGCCCAGCGTCGCGACGCTTCGGTGCGCGGGCGCACCGACCGCGGCCGCGGCCTCGGCGATCGCTGGCCACGACCTGGCGAGCGCCTGGTCGGCGGCGATCCGGGCGAGCGTCGTGCCGGCGCCCAGCCGGAGCCCCAGTTCGTCGAACTCGATCGAGTCGAAGCCGGACAGGCCGCCGAGGTCGACGAGCACCGCCGGTCGCTCGATGCCGCGACGAAGGTTGGGCAGCAGGCCGGTGCCG
This genomic window from Zeimonas sediminis contains:
- the hcrB gene encoding 4-hydroxybenzoyl-CoA reductase subunit beta yields the protein MEALHEFELRRPASLAEAAAILAGMPGARLIAGGTGLLPNLRRGIERPAVLVDLGGLSGFDSIEFDELGLRLGAGTTLARIAADQALARSWPAIAEAAAAVGAPAHRSVATLGGNLCLDTRCVYYNQSEWWRAANGYCLKRGGDTCHVAPQGERCHAAYSGDLAPALLVHGAEAELVSARGMRVVPLAQLFRDDGAAHLTVAPDEILASVRVPPAPDGLRSAYRKVATRGAIDFPLAGVACAVELDERGALGFLRVALTGTNSHPLVVSGTQALLGREVDEAALAALGKMVQKQVGPMRTTVTPSNYRRQVAAVAARRLLAELAAASRPDAPPASGQEHA
- a CDS encoding DUF2249 domain-containing protein; this translates as MSEGPKQGCGPAVTGQAGGGPARRWREDDGLHVDVRGLAPPGPLVAILALVGSMTDGGPLIVHHDRDPKLLYPELAELGWAATRIEGAPGEVRLRLAPISG